One Candidatus Methylomirabilis tolerans DNA window includes the following coding sequences:
- a CDS encoding ABC transporter ATP-binding protein produces the protein MFIGLDDFVPQQPSKAEAQLKEQAQPIHDVAVALSNLQFAYPGRPQLLEIGDMEVQSGSTVSILGPSGCGKTTLLFLVAGFLTPRAGKVSLFGKTPNEVRGAGYLGIVFQNPTLLPWRTVVANIGLPFQLRQLPIDTDAVIDALSLVGLENWADAYPDELSGGMQSRVALARALATRPRLLLLDEAFGNLDEFHRLKLNLALSEIQRALKMTVLFVTHNVHDAVLISDRILVLQPPNSDGGPTMIYEDIRIDFANKTVDSISTTAFQALYQRLLSKFRAGVL, from the coding sequence ATGTTTATAGGCCTGGATGATTTTGTGCCCCAGCAACCAAGCAAAGCAGAAGCGCAGCTTAAGGAGCAAGCGCAACCCATTCATGATGTTGCAGTTGCTCTTTCCAACTTGCAATTTGCCTATCCAGGACGGCCTCAACTGCTGGAAATCGGGGATATGGAAGTTCAGTCTGGCAGTACGGTTTCAATTCTCGGTCCATCGGGCTGTGGCAAGACAACCCTCCTTTTTCTCGTTGCTGGATTCTTAACACCAAGAGCAGGAAAGGTTTCTCTTTTTGGCAAAACTCCTAACGAAGTAAGAGGCGCAGGCTACTTAGGCATAGTGTTCCAGAACCCCACCCTGCTCCCCTGGCGCACCGTCGTAGCCAACATAGGGCTGCCATTCCAACTTCGCCAATTACCCATCGATACTGATGCGGTGATAGATGCTCTCAGTCTCGTCGGACTTGAGAACTGGGCCGATGCCTATCCCGACGAACTTAGTGGAGGTATGCAAAGCCGGGTAGCTCTAGCACGAGCCCTGGCAACGCGCCCGCGCCTCTTGCTTTTGGACGAAGCATTTGGCAACCTAGACGAGTTCCATCGTCTTAAACTTAATCTCGCACTCTCAGAAATCCAAAGAGCGTTAAAGATGACTGTTCTCTTCGTCACTCATAATGTCCACGACGCCGTATTGATTTCTGACAGAATCCTAGTTTTGCAGCCACCGAATAGTGATGGGGGACCAACTATGATCTACGAAGATATCAGAATCGATTTCGCTAACAAGACCGTGGATTCTATATCGACAACCGCGTTTCAAGCTCTTTACCAGCGGCTTCTATCAAAATTTCGAGCTGGCGTTCTATAA
- a CDS encoding ABC transporter substrate-binding protein gives MINKRTLLISAVMFTLIGISAAWWLTTAKTPSARLEKLSLRLQWLHQAQFAGFYVAKEKGFYREAGLDVAIQPGGQDFNAVTLVSSGSDDVGVWTADQVLLAYARGVPIRAVGVVFDRSLTAFMVKQTSTIRTPKDFEGKTVGMYYGYDSETIYLALLKRFNVDRNKIRETALQYDLSRFFNGDVDVWPAYVINQPLAAQAAGVEVRLLKPDDLGIRYYSDTIIITEKTLHERRDTVTRFLSASERGWRYALDHRDEATDIVLKQDPHLNRAHQRQMLDVTAQYLRPRGAQFGMDRGVWESIISLLREQKLLHGNVNVDKLVDFKLPEDAHAKISD, from the coding sequence ATGATCAACAAAAGAACTCTTTTAATCAGCGCTGTGATGTTTACGCTAATCGGGATATCGGCGGCGTGGTGGCTAACAACGGCCAAAACGCCATCGGCTAGACTGGAAAAACTATCACTTCGGCTCCAATGGTTACACCAAGCCCAATTCGCCGGTTTTTATGTCGCGAAAGAGAAAGGATTTTACCGTGAGGCTGGCCTCGATGTGGCGATTCAACCGGGAGGACAAGATTTTAACGCAGTTACCCTAGTTTCTAGTGGTTCCGATGATGTCGGCGTCTGGACCGCGGATCAGGTTCTATTGGCATATGCTCGCGGTGTTCCTATTCGTGCGGTGGGTGTCGTTTTCGATCGAAGTCTCACCGCCTTCATGGTCAAACAAACCTCAACGATTCGGACCCCTAAGGATTTTGAAGGAAAGACGGTCGGCATGTACTATGGTTACGACTCCGAGACTATCTATCTTGCCCTCTTGAAGCGGTTTAATGTTGATCGGAATAAGATTCGCGAAACGGCGCTACAGTATGATCTATCGCGCTTCTTCAATGGCGACGTTGACGTCTGGCCTGCATATGTTATTAACCAGCCACTGGCAGCACAGGCGGCTGGCGTTGAGGTGCGCTTATTAAAGCCAGATGATCTCGGTATTCGTTACTATTCTGATACAATAATCATTACAGAAAAAACTCTCCACGAGAGAAGGGATACAGTCACTCGCTTTCTTTCGGCCAGCGAACGCGGCTGGCGTTATGCCCTCGACCATCGAGATGAAGCCACTGACATAGTGTTGAAGCAAGATCCACACCTAAACCGCGCTCACCAGCGACAGATGCTGGATGTGACGGCGCAGTATCTCAGGCCGAGAGGAGCCCAGTTCGGAATGGATCGAGGTGTTTGGGAATCTATCATCTCACTTCTGCGAGAGCAGAAGCTACTGCACGGCAACGTCAACGTGGACAAGCTGGTAGACTTTAAACTGCCTGAAGACGCTCATGCCAAAATTTCTGACTAA
- a CDS encoding ABC transporter permease encodes MPKFLTNITLVLSPIGIWALLATMLPRYLFPSPLQVMQTFLTSWEILILDATITLTESLGGLVVALCISFLASVMFYFNPSLERLGMPYAIAIKSIPVVAMAPLLVLWFGNGMVGKVVLAALICFFPLLVGLSDGFKSLPRELRYLAAVWSQDRGPTFRLLSLPFSVPYLFSALKVAAPLATVGAVVAEFSGADRGLGHAILIAAYRADAELLFAGIIGASLIGLGLFAIVGCLETRFLRKMRIGRVSGTF; translated from the coding sequence ATGCCAAAATTTCTGACTAACATCACTCTTGTTCTCTCGCCAATCGGGATCTGGGCCCTGCTGGCAACAATGCTCCCACGTTATCTTTTTCCCTCTCCGCTCCAAGTCATGCAGACGTTTTTGACGTCGTGGGAGATTCTTATACTTGATGCGACAATAACATTAACCGAGTCACTTGGTGGCCTCGTTGTCGCGCTTTGCATATCATTCCTCGCATCAGTAATGTTTTATTTTAACCCTAGCCTAGAAAGGCTCGGCATGCCTTATGCGATCGCCATTAAGTCGATTCCTGTTGTGGCGATGGCCCCCCTTCTTGTTCTCTGGTTTGGGAATGGTATGGTGGGTAAGGTTGTACTCGCAGCACTTATTTGTTTCTTTCCGCTGCTCGTCGGTTTATCCGATGGTTTCAAATCATTGCCGCGCGAATTGCGATATCTCGCAGCGGTCTGGAGCCAGGACAGAGGACCCACGTTTCGGTTGCTAAGCTTGCCCTTCTCTGTACCCTATTTGTTCTCTGCGCTAAAAGTTGCAGCTCCCCTTGCGACTGTTGGTGCCGTTGTGGCGGAATTCTCCGGTGCTGATAGGGGCTTGGGACACGCCATATTAATTGCTGCCTATCGCGCTGATGCAGAATTGCTGTTTGCTGGTATCATAGGCGCGTCGTTGATTGGGCTCGGCTTGTTCGCGATAGTAGGTTGTTTAGAAACACGCTTCCTTCGAAAAATGAGGATAGGCCGCGTCAGTGGAACCTTTTAG
- a CDS encoding class I SAM-dependent methyltransferase, with protein sequence MIEGGKIVNMLDLDFSQFEEATYCETEPLRIFVQSLSYHVVGARFFSKQISHLKPPPKWRLLDVGCGDGQFTTTLLDELRKIKLVPDRIEGVDPDRENLRYFEKRLSQFPDISLECKKGKVETLGNDRSFIIVASHSLYGFLENPQHTEEFKDEKLLFLARLAKDGGAVMISLASRTSPAYEYKRRVLQTYRGVDRSIFGEDVIDRMVRLKLSGRVAIRNSYMDVTDLLKGDDTTLLDWTRYFCRLTASQALCIRPARLRSIMAELASKFSSLPRLLARAYSLAPAATRPPTPDSLVLPHKECFIVIPAMRN encoded by the coding sequence TTGATTGAGGGCGGCAAGATAGTCAACATGCTCGATCTCGATTTTAGCCAGTTCGAAGAAGCTACGTATTGCGAGACCGAACCTCTTCGCATTTTTGTTCAGTCGTTAAGCTACCACGTAGTCGGCGCACGATTTTTTTCCAAGCAAATAAGCCACCTCAAGCCCCCACCTAAATGGCGCCTCCTCGACGTGGGCTGTGGAGATGGTCAGTTCACGACAACCCTTCTCGACGAACTCAGAAAAATAAAGCTTGTGCCAGATCGGATTGAAGGTGTAGATCCGGACAGAGAAAACCTGCGATACTTCGAAAAACGGTTGAGTCAATTTCCCGACATATCACTGGAATGCAAGAAGGGCAAGGTGGAGACATTGGGTAATGACCGCTCGTTCATTATTGTGGCCTCGCACTCGCTATACGGATTTCTTGAAAATCCCCAGCATACCGAAGAGTTCAAAGATGAGAAGCTGCTCTTCTTAGCCCGCTTAGCAAAGGATGGCGGAGCAGTGATGATTTCCCTTGCAAGTAGAACCAGTCCCGCTTACGAGTACAAGCGCCGAGTGTTGCAAACTTATCGCGGCGTTGACAGGTCAATCTTTGGCGAAGATGTAATTGATCGAATGGTCCGATTAAAGCTCTCGGGACGCGTGGCCATTCGAAATAGCTATATGGATGTTACCGATTTGCTGAAAGGTGACGATACAACGCTCCTCGATTGGACGCGCTATTTTTGTCGTCTCACCGCTAGTCAGGCGCTTTGTATCAGACCTGCACGATTACGATCGATCATGGCAGAGTTAGCCTCAAAATTCTCCAGCTTGCCACGTCTTCTGGCTCGCGCTTACTCTTTAGCACCCGCAGCAACGAGACCTCCGACTCCTGATTCACTTGTGCTCCCGCATAAAGAGTGCTTCATCGTCATCCCGGCGATGAGGAATTAG
- the queC gene encoding 7-cyano-7-deazaguanine synthase QueC, with amino-acid sequence MSACDYAQAGKRAVVLLSGGLDSATAAAMAKADAYELHALTFRYGQRHAREVESAKRIAAALGAVQHLILDLGLRQIGGSALTADIPVPKGRELEEIGAGIPITYVPARNTIFLSYALAWAEVIGSGTIVLGVNAIDYSGYPDCRPEFIAAFEQMANLATQAGVEGGSKLTIHTPLIRLTKAEIIRRGAALGVDFRLTWSCYDPTPDGQPCRACDSCILREKGFAEAGIPDPGPTASY; translated from the coding sequence CTGTCTGCGTGCGATTACGCACAGGCAGGCAAGCGGGCTGTCGTCCTGCTGAGCGGTGGGCTCGACTCCGCAACGGCGGCCGCGATGGCAAAGGCCGATGCGTACGAACTGCACGCTCTCACCTTTCGCTACGGCCAGCGTCATGCGCGCGAGGTGGAGAGCGCGAAAAGGATTGCGGCCGCTCTCGGTGCCGTCCAGCACCTGATCCTTGACCTCGGCCTTCGGCAGATTGGCGGTTCGGCCCTGACCGCTGACATTCCGGTACCGAAGGGCCGCGAGTTGGAGGAGATCGGGGCCGGTATCCCCATCACCTACGTCCCCGCCCGTAACACCATCTTTCTTTCTTATGCGCTGGCTTGGGCGGAGGTGATCGGTTCTGGAACCATCGTGCTTGGGGTCAACGCGATCGACTATAGCGGGTACCCGGATTGTCGGCCGGAATTCATCGCGGCCTTCGAGCAGATGGCGAATCTGGCGACCCAGGCCGGCGTTGAAGGCGGGTCCAAGCTGACCATCCACACCCCGCTGATCCGCTTGACTAAGGCCGAGATCATCCGGCGAGGCGCTGCCCTTGGGGTCGACTTCCGACTCACCTGGAGCTGCTACGACCCGACTCCGGACGGACAGCCGTGCCGCGCCTGTGACAGTTGCATCCTGCGGGAGAAAGGCTTCGCCGAAGCCGGCATCCCCGACCCCGGCCCTACTGCCTCGTATTGA
- a CDS encoding radical SAM protein, with amino-acid sequence MSLRVNEIFYSIQGESTYAGRPCVFVRLTGCNLRCRWCDTTYAYHGGERRSVEQVLEQVRAYKCPLIEITGGEPLLQEEVYPLTGSLLLEGYEVLIETGGSLSVDRLDPMVVKILDLKAPGSEMDPCNNLDNLRYLDRKDQIKFVVADRQDYEWAKHVMAEHALAEKTQVLFSPVFGELHPGMLAEWILADRLDARLQIQLHKYLWDPNRRGV; translated from the coding sequence GTGAGCCTCCGCGTAAACGAGATATTCTATAGCATCCAGGGGGAATCGACCTATGCCGGTCGGCCATGTGTTTTTGTCCGCCTGACCGGGTGTAACCTTCGGTGCCGGTGGTGCGACACGACCTATGCGTACCACGGGGGCGAACGACGCTCAGTCGAGCAGGTGCTCGAACAGGTGCGGGCCTACAAGTGTCCGCTGATTGAGATCACCGGGGGGGAGCCGCTGCTACAGGAAGAGGTGTATCCTCTGACTGGTAGCTTGCTCCTTGAGGGGTACGAAGTCCTGATTGAAACAGGGGGAAGCCTCAGCGTTGATCGCCTCGACCCCATGGTGGTCAAGATCCTAGACCTCAAGGCCCCGGGAAGCGAGATGGACCCATGCAACAATCTTGATAACCTCCGGTATCTCGATAGAAAGGACCAGATCAAGTTCGTTGTCGCGGATCGCCAGGACTACGAGTGGGCCAAGCACGTGATGGCGGAACACGCTCTGGCTGAAAAGACCCAGGTTCTCTTCTCCCCGGTATTTGGTGAATTGCACCCTGGGATGCTGGCGGAATGGATCCTGGCTGATCGACTGGACGCCAGACTCCAGATCCAGCTTCATAAGTACCTGTGGGATCCGAATCGGCGAGGAGTGTAG
- a CDS encoding DegQ family serine endoprotease, which produces MRNGRFNGRTLIAVAASCLILGVLVTASLNLVPLSKATTAGFWTEKRESGVFSTSQISDGKLWVRLAKELTPAVANISTTQVVKGRGVPSRGPFGEDDPFNEFFKRYFGESPRQFKATSLGSGFIINKDGYILTNNHVVENATDITVKLGDSREFKAKVIGRDPKTDIALIKIEASNLPVIPFGDSDKLEVGEPVMAIGNPFGLNQTVTTGIVSAKGRFIGEGPYDNFIQTDASINRGNSGGPLINANGEAVGVNTAILSPTGGSIGIGFAIPIAMIKEVLPQLKDRGQVTRGWLGVAIQPITPDLGKKFSLKQTNGALVSDVMEGSPAEQAGVKQGDVIVEFNSKTVKFSTELPHIVASTPVGKEVPMKVIRDGAELTLHVKIGELKEEQVVAMTSSSPKTKLGIDIQELNPALSHKFGLKGEKGIVITEVEPDSPGDAAGLQPGDLILEINRVRVTTANQVRRVLEKTKPDEPTLLLIKRDGGTRYVIIGSEG; this is translated from the coding sequence ATGCGTAATGGACGGTTTAACGGCAGAACCTTAATAGCAGTGGCAGCGTCCTGTTTGATTCTTGGAGTGTTGGTCACGGCCTCCTTGAATCTTGTTCCACTCTCAAAGGCGACGACTGCGGGATTTTGGACTGAAAAACGGGAGAGTGGAGTATTTAGTACAAGTCAGATCTCAGACGGGAAGCTCTGGGTTCGGTTGGCGAAGGAGCTGACTCCCGCTGTGGCGAATATCAGCACCACTCAGGTGGTCAAGGGAAGGGGCGTCCCGTCTCGCGGCCCTTTCGGTGAGGACGACCCCTTCAACGAGTTCTTTAAACGGTACTTCGGTGAGAGCCCGCGGCAGTTCAAGGCGACCAGTCTTGGTTCCGGATTCATTATCAACAAAGATGGCTATATCCTGACAAATAACCACGTCGTTGAGAATGCTACGGACATTACTGTAAAGCTTGGAGATAGTCGGGAGTTCAAGGCCAAGGTAATCGGGAGAGACCCAAAGACTGATATTGCCCTCATTAAAATTGAGGCCTCCAATCTGCCTGTTATCCCGTTCGGCGACTCGGATAAACTGGAGGTCGGCGAGCCGGTCATGGCGATCGGTAATCCATTCGGTCTGAACCAGACGGTCACCACTGGCATTGTCAGCGCCAAAGGCCGGTTCATCGGAGAAGGCCCGTATGACAACTTTATCCAGACCGATGCCTCTATTAATCGGGGTAACAGCGGTGGACCGCTGATCAACGCGAACGGTGAGGCGGTGGGGGTGAACACCGCCATCCTGAGCCCTACAGGCGGTTCGATCGGAATCGGCTTTGCGATTCCTATCGCAATGATTAAGGAGGTTTTGCCGCAGTTGAAAGACCGTGGACAGGTCACCAGAGGATGGCTTGGCGTAGCGATTCAGCCGATTACCCCTGACTTGGGCAAGAAATTCTCCCTCAAGCAGACAAATGGCGCCCTGGTGTCGGATGTCATGGAGGGATCGCCGGCCGAACAGGCGGGAGTCAAGCAGGGGGATGTCATCGTGGAGTTTAATAGCAAGACAGTCAAGTTCTCCACTGAGTTGCCGCACATCGTGGCCAGCACCCCGGTGGGAAAAGAGGTCCCCATGAAAGTTATTCGCGACGGGGCCGAACTTACGCTGCATGTCAAGATTGGTGAGCTTAAAGAGGAGCAGGTGGTAGCCATGACGTCGTCCTCTCCGAAAACGAAGCTGGGGATCGATATTCAGGAACTCAATCCGGCGCTCTCCCACAAGTTCGGACTGAAGGGTGAGAAAGGGATTGTGATCACGGAGGTCGAACCTGATAGTCCTGGTGACGCGGCCGGGTTGCAACCCGGAGACCTGATCCTGGAGATCAACCGGGTACGGGTAACGACAGCAAACCAGGTCAGACGAGTCTTGGAGAAAACCAAGCCGGACGAACCGACTCTTCTTCTGATCAAGCGGGACGGTGGGACACGGTATGTGATCATCGGGTCCGAGGGGTAG